The Rosa rugosa chromosome 1, drRosRugo1.1, whole genome shotgun sequence genomic sequence TGCAGCAGGATCCAAGTTAACAATGTGTAGAGTCCTTCCATTATCTAAACAGTGTCGGTGCAAACTGGAGCAATAAGTGGACTGGTTCCAAGAACCAAGTAAACTTAATCAAACCAAGAAACACATAATCTTATTCAAACTACTAACAGGTACATAACGAAATATTCACATACTAATCCTACTGATTCCCATGTGATTATGATACATGCATGTAAGTGTGGATAcgaatgtgaatgtgttttaTCTGAAAGATAAAATAATGGGGTAGTGAAATTACCTTGCCACTGCCTGCAGGGCCAATAACTAGCTGTGCATAACCCATTTTGGGATATCTGGGTTTGCTTGCTAGGTTGCTGATTCAGACAAAGAGATGGAGAAAGTTAAATATTGGGAAAGATGAAAGGGCTCCAACAGCAGCACACCAAACACCAAAGGCCAACAACCACTCGAGGCTATCCTTCAATCCCATAAAACAACCCTATGTAAATATAAAGATGACAATTTGTTAGTGGACTAATGAACACAAACCtactgaaaacccagaaagagcCCTCACCTGCTTCACTGACACTAAGGCCACGTTTGGCAACCAAGATAGGAATGGACTAGGATAGataattggattggattggcgAAGAAATTCTTAACCTTATACTTTGTTTGTTACATCAGATTTTGAATTGGATTGGAACTCTCTCcttttcagaaagaaaaaaaatatagaaagaACGTTGGATTGGCAGGAGACGAAGAATACAGATGTAATGGAGGTCAGAGAGGACCGAAAATTGCCCGGAGATTGGCGGAACTTAGCTGAAGAGGAAGATGTCGGCGAACTTGGCTGGGTTTTGCCGGATATGGCCAGAATTGAATGGTATTGGCCACCTAGGATGGGATGAAGATGGAAGGCCGGTGGTTGTTGTCGGCGGCTTGGCGCGTATCTGTTTCGCGATAGGGTCAATGTCTCTCAAAATTTATATCCACTTCTTATCCCACCTATTCAACAGGATTATATATCCTACTCTGATAGGAATTGAAATTTCCAATCCATAGAAATCCAGATTGCCAAACAGCTAGACAGATAATTTTTAATCCTATCAAGTCACTTATCCGGGCAAACAAACGCGCCCTAAAGGGTCCTGGGGTTTTTGACACTTgcactcaatttttttttttttttttttttttatgcttgTTCTAATAGAGTAGCAATCAAAGGAATTGAAGGAAGACAATCTTGTGGGTATAAAGATAGTTAATTTGGAAGTGTTTTCTTGCAAGGAATTGAAAAGTTTGGAGCTTTACGACTTACAGTTTTGTTCTTCTGTGGCTTTCTTTCAGAATCCAGAAATCGGAGCTCTTCTTTACAAACgtggggttttagggtttcttaTTTGCCGACTGCTATTTAATAAGAAAAAGACTACAAACGATGTCGTTTATTCATATTCCCGCGAAACgcatattctttttcttctttaaattatttgttttttttagaataGGATCAAAATACCATACTTTAGTGAAATTTTGACATAATCTCAAGCTAGTTATGACTCTTATGTTGATCCACCTTTCATGTTAATTTAACATAGGGATTTGCTAGGTACCCACCAATTCCTAATTTCATTGGCTTCTTGATGAAGAAACTAAACAGATGAACACCGGAGACGTGGAATATGGATCCTCAATTCTTGTCTTGCAAGTACTTGATACTTGTATTTGTATTAAGGATTATCattacaacaaataaatttgaACGTAAAGCATTCCGCTCATCATCAAGTCATGGATAGAAACTCAAACCTCGAATACAATCTCAAAATTGTAATCTCTCTGAtattataattgcatgcatACCAAAGCCTTGTACATAACTAACGAGATCGATTCGGATGCCTAATAAGATTCTATAAAGATAAAAGAGCTCGATCAACTAAGATGCAGCTTTTGCAACTAAAGAAACAAATCGGTCGCTATGGATACAGTTACACATTGGTTATCTGCTTTACTTGTTTCACCTTCTCAAAATCTGGGGCATGGAAATTCTTTTCGACCTCCCATGCTAATTGCGCCATACAATTAAACATTGACTTTGCTCCTTTTTCATCCGTCACATCTCTGGGGAAGGGAATGCGAACCTCAAAAATACCATTCTGAGGAGACCAAAGACGCATGTCAAGCCCTAGCCGATCAATCCATATCAACTTTGCTTCAGATACCTGGAAAACAAAGACAGTGTACCATGACCACATTGCAAGAGTGAAACAGAGGAGATTTATAAACCAGTCCTGACCAAATGCTGGTGATGATGGTTATTAGCATCTAAAAAACAAAGGCTACAATGTCTTTTAATCTTCCAAGGAAAATGATAATTTGGTTCATAGGAATTCTACAAGCAGACATGAAAGACGGTCTTCTTTTGCTGAAGGCCCAATATTGTTGAGCGTGCAATCATGCCGATCAGGGGACACATGGTAGTTAAGTTAAAATGTCAATGGTTCATCTTTTAGGCATCAAATAGTTGAAATGATATCTTTTTAACTCTGCAAAGGACAATATACTTCACCACATTGCATAAACCTTGGCACTCTCTTTTATCTAGTATCTACCCCTGTGACGAGTGAGTATTTCACACACCAAGGGGTCAATATGAAACTGAAGACATAAGTCACATAACTAACAATAACAAAAAGTGAGTTAGCACAAACCTGAAAGTCCAAATCAGCATAAATGTTGCAAAAGCGGTTAATATCTTCAATATTGTTGGTGTTTATATCATTCACTAGCTTTTCTGAAAAGTCTCGGAGAGGATCAGGTTGAGCTTTTTTATAATCTGAAGATGTGATCCATGTACCAACCTGCAAGAGGATCAGAAAAGTTCAAAAACAAATGCTTTTGGATACTCTATCTCAAATGTTTAACAATTGTAAGAAATACACAGAAACCTCGGCAGGACTAGGCGATACCAATATAGCCAATAACTATTTCTTATGACTACTAGTGCAGCAACGAACAAATAAAACAGCAGTATACCTCTCTAAAGTCCTCCATCTGAAGTACTCGGTCCACATCAACAACATATAGAAGATCTTCAtcaacttcttcttcaaacCTTTTTCTCCACACTGAATGAAGGTACTGAAACAAGTGACATTGACTACTCAAATGAAAAGGCTGATTACAACAgtatcaaacaaacaaatacaGACTTGCACAAATGACCACAGATCACATATTCTAAGAGTTTTAAATGGATTACAGAGTTATCACTGAGGACTGAGTCCAGCAAACACATTTGACCACATAACACTGAAGCTGGAGCTCTTTGAAAACTGGACGACCGACTAAGTTCGAAAGCCAAGATAACAGCTCTTTGTGAGCCACTATATGGACACACTCTTTCTAATACATTAGACCACATATAACAGCTTATTTGCAAGCCAATATATGGACACAGCCTGGTCTGAACTTACATAAACTGCATCACATTGCAGCAACTCAGGTTTTTTGGAAAATCAATTTCTATATAGATGCATTGTAAATGTTCTGCTTTACTATTAGGACATCGATGTCCTTCTAATACTGCTTTTCTGTGAGCAAAACTTTGTAAGAGACACATGAACTGATTGCAGCATCTTCTTGGCTAGATCATATTGGTCAATGATGAGCTTCCAATAGACCTTCCTCTAGGTGCAGATTCTAGGAAGTGACTTTTCTGCACTTTATACCAAGTTTCCAGTCAAACCCAAAAACTCACCCCACCCAATCCTAAAGTCAAAACTGCTCATCGAAAATTGTACTTGAACACATATTGCTTAATCATAGATCAAGTCATGTAAAGGTTATGCAACCTATTACAGCTATGACAGTCCAAAACCACAATAACACTTCTATCCTAACACAAACAGTCAATTATAACACAAAATGGAATAGTCATAGTTAGCTAAGCACCATAGAAGCGTAACAAAAGACCAAACATCATAACAATGCTAGATTCTACTTCTGCATCCTTCATTTCCCAAAAACCAGCAACATACATGATGCATTGACAAGTAATAAAGCAACTTGCAATTCGACTCTCACAAGCAAATCACTAAACCTTTACCTTCAAAAAGGTCCTGTCTTCTGGTTTGTCAATGCTGCCTAATATGGTGCATTGAGGCGTCCTCAACCCGGATTGCTCTAACTACACAAGCAAACAACAATCAAGTTATAAAGCATCAAACTTGGAAAATGCAAACCCAAAAAGGCACACACTCACCTGAACATGGAGACTAGACCTCCTATCAATAGAGAATTGTCTATTGGAGTCGTTCAAGCACAAGACTGGAGTCCCTTCAGGGTCAACAGCAAAGCGAACCCCAATTCCCAAAGGCCAACCTTGTTGGGTCAAAGTGGAAAGCGTACCCACAGAGACCAACTCCACAATGGTCCGTGAAACCTCGGCCGGAAACGGCTTGGAGCTCGGTTTTTG encodes the following:
- the LOC133742702 gene encoding glutamyl-tRNA reductase-binding protein, chloroplastic → MLLQTQSLIPHLALLPLPPSKPISKTQFFNPNPLRRTHSPPPRCSLSAVSEPTQLQKPSSKPFPAEVSRTIVELVSVGTLSTLTQQGWPLGIGVRFAVDPEGTPVLCLNDSNRQFSIDRRSSLHVQLEQSGLRTPQCTILGSIDKPEDRTFLKYLHSVWRKRFEEEVDEDLLYVVDVDRVLQMEDFREVGTWITSSDYKKAQPDPLRDFSEKLVNDINTNNIEDINRFCNIYADLDFQVSEAKLIWIDRLGLDMRLWSPQNGIFEVRIPFPRDVTDEKGAKSMFNCMAQLAWEVEKNFHAPDFEKVKQVKQITNV